Proteins co-encoded in one Diprion similis isolate iyDipSimi1 chromosome 13, iyDipSimi1.1, whole genome shotgun sequence genomic window:
- the LOC124414159 gene encoding pre-mRNA-processing factor 39 — translation MHAHTQPTTEDKKTRRKKMASLSGDENEIIAAEPVRRTRSGRAVTNLIVAKKSPVKKLLARATRSHKKVREGEDYLQTEPEEETYLGEENLEETEDASENGLLQQTLDSSVGEQTVEEEGTTFHLELEDSQDIVLVQDTDILHQDQNPDTEIRIVYRDREVEEEVPELEAPPPPLVTKVTPSGSIVSTLKVKETIQLIDTEMSENSMEPVELDAEEEVESEEVIETIVEEHDEVMEDFHHVLNQDEEVEEIVEMEPQENGTQNSFVHETLTDFQMDAESLETPSADQSMLTTDSMEADTKRPESSDENPDEKAEPDTEAVSEDELPTEAAKEPETEAVSDEELPAAAPADLGETESVSEDELPPDSDKKKKAGAKALSKAAAESAKAKPEGGAGKRKLNAEGEYDPSSPTSENNDETPAKKVAITSGVEGAENKPEAKPASPKKKALPELDKYWKAVNEDPSDFTGWTYLLQYVDQENDAEAAREAYTKFLERYPYCYGYWRKFADYEKKKGNPENCQTVFDQGLKAISLSVDLWLHYINHCKTVYENDEEKLREQYERAIEACGLEFRSDRLWESYIKWELEAKRLSRVTALYDRLLSTPTLCYLSHFEAFQEFVSSNLPNKILNVDDFLTLRAEVKALLKSDESATVTASVADDAPPGEEPPPHEVPPTDEETRAIREKIISTRRKMHKANVNAVAARWSYEEGIKRPYFHVKPLERCQLKNWKEYLDFEIEQKDPARIIILFERCLIACALYDEFWMRFVRYLETQKSENAEKIRDVYSRACIVHHPKKPNLHLQWATFEEGQGNFEKASEILEKIDAALPNMLQIAYRRVNLERRRGDLDKACALYENYISNSKNRTIANNVAVKYARFLCKVKNDIDKAVKVLLKATDKDKDNPRLYLQLIDLGLQRSPVDTLEVVGYMDMFIEREHADLEQRVLFAQRKVEFLEDFSPDIRQVLKAHEQFQKCIKQAKERKKAKNEDSKSETSPPKKVKPGEQSSIPPPPSVGSQSSYQYGSGPSGPYQSQQPFQGGQYSGQGSYQQGYQQYPPPSDPNYANYQNWQYGQGGPQAYGPYNQWGSYNYY, via the exons ATGCATGCACATACACAACCGACAACAGAAGACAAAAAGactagaagaaagaaaatggcgTCGTTAAGCGGCGACGAGAATGAAATTATCGCTGCTGAGCCAG TCAGGCGAACCAGGTCGGGCCGTGCTGTGACCAATTTAATCGTTGCCAAGAAATCACCGGTCAAAAAATTACTCGCCAGAGCGACTCGCTCCCACAAGAAAGTCCGCGAGGGCGAGGATTACCTGCAAACGGAACCCGAG GAGGAGACTTATCTTGGCGAGGAGAATTTGGAAGAAACAGAGGATGCCTCGGAGAATGGTCTGTTGCAACAGACGCTGGACAGTTCCGTCGGCGAGCAAACTGTCGAGGAAGAAGGTACGACCTTTCACCTCGAACTTGAAGACTCGCAGGATATCGTTCTGGTTCAAGACACGGATATCTTACATCAGGATCAAAATCCAGACACGGAAATCAGAATCGTGTACAGAGACAGAGAAGTTGAGGAGGAAGTCCCTGAGCTTGAGGCTCCGCCCCCACCCCTCGTCACCAAAGTCACACCCTCAGGCTCCATTGTTTCCACGCTGAAAGTAAAGGAAACTATTCAGCTTATAGACACG GAAATGTCAGAGAACAGCATGGAGCCGGTAGAGCTCGATGCTGAGGAAGAGGTGGAGTCCGAAGAAGTGATAGAGACCATCGTAGAAGAACATGACGAGGTGATGGAAGACTTCCACCATGTCCTTAATCAAGATGAAGAGGTGGAGGAGATCGTAGAGATGGAGCCACAGGAAAATGGGACACAAAATTCGTTTGTGCATGAAACTCTGACGGACTTTCAAATGGATGCTGAATCCTTGGAAACCCCGTCCGCTGATCAGAGCATGCTCACTACAGATAGCATGGAGGCTGATACTAAAAGGCCAGAAAGCTCGGATGAAAATCCGGATGAAAAAGCTGAACCTGATACAGAGGCCGTTTCCGAAGATGAACTTCCTACAGAAGCTGCAAAG GAACCCGAAACAGAGGCAGTTTCAGACGAAGAGTTGCCTGCCGCAGCGCCTGCCGATCTTGGAGAGACGGAATCTGTTTCTGAGGATGAACTGCCACCGGACAgtgacaagaaaaagaaagctgGAGCCAAAGCTCTGAGCAAAGCTGCAGCGGAGAGTGCCAAGGCAAAGCCTGAAGGTGGCGCAG GTAAACGTAAATTAAACGCCGAAGGTGAGTACGACCCGAGTTCTCCGACGTCTGAAAACAATGATGAAACACCAGCCAAGAAAGTCGCAATTACCTCAGGAGTTGAGGGGGCGGAAAACAAGCCGGAGGCGAAGCCAGCATCTCCGAAGAAAAAGGCACTCCCAGAACTTGACAAGTATTGGAAAGCCGTAAACGAAGATCCCTCTGATTTCACCGGTTGGACTTATCTCCTTCAATACGTCGACCAGGAG AATGACGCAGAGGCGGCACGGGAGGCGTACACGAAATTCTTGGAACGTTATCCATACTGTTACGGATACTGGAGGAAATTTGCGGATTACGAAAAGAAGAAGGGGAACCCGGAGAATTGTCAAACG GTTTTTGACCAAGGATTGAAAGCGATATCGCTCAGCGTCGATCTATGGCTGCACTACATCAATCATTGCAAAACCGTCTATGaaaacgacgaagaaaaacTTCGGGAACAATATGAGAGAGCCATAGAGGCCTGCGGACTGGAATTCAG ATCTGATCGTCTCTGGGAGAGTTACATCAAATGGGAGTTGGAGGCGAAGCGTCTGAGTCGAGTGACCGCTCTGTACGATCGCCTGCTGTCAACGCCGACGTTGTGCTACTTGTCACACTTTGAGGCCTTTCAGGAATTCGTCTCGTCGAATCTTCCCAACAAAATCTTGAACGTCGACGACTTTCTTACCCTGCGTGCCGAGGTCAAGGCTCTTCTCAAATCGGACGAATCTGCCACCGTGACGGCTTCAGTAGCGGATGACGCACCGCCCGGAGAAGAACCACCGCCACACGAGGTCCCTCCGACCGACGAGGAGACTCGGGCCATCAGAGAGAAAATTATTAGCACCAGGCGAAAAATGCACAAGGCCAACGTCAACGCTGTCGCTGCAAGATGGTCGTACGAGGAAGGG aTCAAGAGACCTTACTTCCACGTTAAGCCCCTCGAGCGTTGTCAACTGAAGAACTGGAAGGAGTATCTAGACTTTGAGATCGAGCAAAAAGACCCGGCtagaattattatacttttcgaGCGCTGTCTGATCGCCTGCGCTCTGTATGATGAATTCTGGATGCGA TTTGTACGTTATTTGGAGACTCAGAAGAGTGAAAACGCCGAGAAGATAAGAGACGTGTATTCCCGCGCGTGCATCGTTCATCACCCGAAAAAACCTAATTTGCATTTACAATGGGCGACCTTTGAGGAGGGTCAGGGAAACTTCGAAAAGGCATCCGAAATACTGGAGAAAATTGACGCGGCACTGCCTAATATGCTGCAGATCGCTTATCGTCGTGTAAATCTCGAGCGCCGAAGAGGGGATTTGGACAAGGCTTGTGCCCTGTACGAGAATTACATCAGTAACAGCAAAAACCGTACGATAGCGAACAACGTGGCTGTCAAATACGCGAGGTTTTTGTGCAAGGTCAAAAACGACATCGATAAAGCCGTGAAAGTACTCCTCAAG GCGACCGACAAGGACAAAGACAACCCGCGACTTTATCTACAACTGATCGACCTTGGTCTGCAGAGGAGCCCGGTCGACACCTTGGAGGTAGTTGGGTACATGGACATGTTTATAGAGCGCGAGCATGCCGACCTTGAGCAACGGGTGTTGTTTGCACAAAGAAAGGTCGAGTTCCTCGAAGACTTCAGCCCGGACATACGCCAGGTACTTAAGGCGCACGAGCAGTTCCAGAAGTGCATAAAACAAgccaaagaaagaaagaaggcgaAGAACGAGGACAGCAAGAG CGAGACGTCACCGCCAAAGAAAGTCAAGCCGGGCGAACAATCCAGCATTCCACCACCGCCTTCGGTCGGCTCGCAGTCTTCTTACCAGTACGGAAGCGGACCGAGCGGCCCGTATCAGTCCCAGCAGCCCTTCCAGGGTGGACAGTACAGCGGGCAGGGTAGTTACCAGCAAGGATATCAGCAGTACCCGCCGCCCTCGGATCCGAATTACGCGAATTACCAAAACTGGCAGTACGGTCAAGGCGGACCTCAGGCATACGGCCCCTACAATCAGTGGGGATCGTACAATTACTATTAA